The Tachyglossus aculeatus isolate mTacAcu1 chromosome 4, mTacAcu1.pri, whole genome shotgun sequence genome contains a region encoding:
- the SLC27A4 gene encoding long-chain fatty acid transport protein 4, with protein MWQAASLGALLLVSRLVLRLPWAQVLLGLLVAYLGSGGWRFVRVVVKTIRRDVFAGTVLLKVKLKVRRYLRERKTVPALFASTLRRHPDKTALIFEGTGARWTFRQLDAYSSAVGNLLWARGLRPGDVAALFMENRNEYVGLWLGMAKLGVEAALVNTNLRRDALRHCLTTSRARVLVFGGELAPAVMEIRDTLEPSISLFCSGACESDPVPPGTEHLDPLLEEAPKDLPRPSDKGFTDILFYIYTSGTTGMPKAAIVAHSRYYRMAALVYYGFRMRPDDIVYDCLPLYHSAGNIVGLGQCLLHGLTVVIRKKFSASRFWSDCVKYDCTIVQYIGEICRYLLNQPSRDAERQHRVRMALGNGLRPSIWTDFSSRFHIAQVAEFYGATECNCSLGNFDSQVGACGFNSRILTSVYPIRLVRVNEETMELVRGSDGLCIPCEPGEPGQLVGRIVQHDPLRRFDGYLNRGANDKKIARDVFRKGDSAYLTGDVLVMDELGYLYFRDRTGDTFRWKGENVSTTEVEGTLSRLLGMADVAVYGVEVPGAEGRAGMAAVADPDISCDLERFARALEKELPAYARPIFLRFLPEVNKTGTYKFQKADLRRESFNPSVVKDPLFYLNAHLGRYLPLDAEAYGRIQSGEQKL; from the exons CGCCGGGACGGTCCTGCTGAAGGTGAAGCTGAAGGTGCGGCGCTACCTGCGAGAGCGCAAGACGGTGCCCGCCCTCTTCGCCTCCACGCTGCGGCGTCACCCGGACAAGACGGCCCTGATCTTCGAGGGCACCGGGGCCCGCTGGACCTTCCGCCAGCTGGACGCCTACTCCAGCGCCGTGGGCAACCTGCTGTGGGCCCGGGGCCTGCGCCCGGGGGACGTGGCCGCCCTGTTCATGGAGAACCGCAACGAGTACGTGGGGCTGTGGCTGGGCATGGCCAAGCTGGGGGTGGAGGCCGCCCTCGTCAACACCAACCTGCGGCGCGATGCCCTGCGCCACTGCCTCACCACCTCCCGCGCTCGCGTCCTCGTGTTCGGCGGCGAGCTGGCCCCCG CCGTCATGGAGATCCGTGACACCCTGGAGCCTTCCATCAGCCTCTTCTGCTCTGGGGCCTGCGAGTCCGACCCCGTGCCCCCGGGCACAGAGCACCTGGACCCTTTGCTGGAGGAGGCCCCCAAGGACCTCCCCCGACCCTCAGATAAAGGCTTTACAG ATATCCTCTTCTACATCTACACCTCGGGGACCACGGGGATGCCCAAAGCCGCCATTGTGGCCCACAGCAG GTACTACCGTATGGCCGCCTTGGTTTACTACGGCTTCCGCATGCGGCCGGACGATATCGTATAcgactgcctccccctctaccaCTCGGCCG GGAACATCGTGGGGCTCGGCCAGTGTCTGCTCCACGGGTTGACCGTGGTGATCCGCAAGAAGTTCTCCGCCTCCCGCTTCTGGAGCGACTGCGTCAAATACGACTGCACG ATCGTGCAGTACATCGGGGAGATCTGCCGCTACCTGCTCAACCAGCCGAGCCGGGACGCGGAACGGCAGCATCGGGTGCGCATGGCGCTGGGCAACGGGCTGCGCCCGTCCATCTGGACCGATTTCTCCAGCCGCTTCCACATCGCCCAGGTGGCCGAGTTCTACGGGGCCACGGAGTGCAACTGCAGCCTGGGCAACTTCGACAGCCAG GTTGGGGCCTGTGGCTTCAACAGTCGCATCCTGACCTCCGTCTACCCCATCCGGCTGGTGCGAGTCAACGAGGAAACCATGGAGCTCGTCCGGGGCTCCGACGGCCTCTGCATCCCCTGCGAGCCAG GGGAGCCGGGCCAGCTGGTGGGCCGCATCGTGCAGCACGACCCCCTGCGTCGCTTCGACGGCTACCTGAACCGGGGCGCCAACGACAAGAAGATCGCCCGGGACGTCTTCAGGAAGGGGGACTCGGCCTACCTGACGG GCGACGTGCTGGTCATGGACGAGCTGGGCTACCTGTACTTCCGGGACCGCACGGGGGACACGTTCCGGTGGAAGGGCGAGAACGTGTCCACGACGGAGGTGGAGGGGACGCTGAGCCGGCTGCTGGGCATGGCCGACGTGGCGGTGTATGGGGTGGAGGTGCCAG GTGCCGAGGGCCGGGCTGGCATGGCCGCGGTGGCCGATCCCGACATCTCCTGTGACCTGGAGCGGTTTGCCCGGGCTCTGGAGAAGGAGCTGCCCGCGTACGCCCGGCCCATCTTCCTGCGCTTCCTGCCCGAGGTCAACAAGACAG ggacCTACAAGTTCCAGAAGGCAGATCTTCGACGGGAGTCCTTCAACCCGTCCGTGGTCAAGGATCCCCTGTTCTACCTGAACGCTCACCTGGGCCGCTACCTGCCCCTGGACGCCGAGGCCTACGGACGCATCCAGTCTGGGGAGCAGAAgctgtga